Proteins from a single region of Pseudomonas quebecensis:
- the cyoA gene encoding ubiquinol oxidase subunit II codes for MKRTIGYCLVYLATSFLLAGCNLIIFNPKGAVARDERDLIILATGLMLLVVVPVIVMTFVFAYRYRATNKKARYSPRWASSHKIEAVVWGVPFVIICLLGWVTWVTTHTLDPYRPLDSDVPHMNVQVVATDWKWLFIYPDLGIASVNELAMPVNTPVSFTVTSDAAMTSFFIPALGGQIYAMAGMQTKLHLIANEVGEFRGIAANYNGEGFSDMHFSTLSLNPSDFEQWVAKVRKAPQRLDQASYAALAKPSTRHPVSYYSQVQERMFLDIVDKYEGMNKANRTPRSQAQRDGTGVRTDHQPGLAAEER; via the coding sequence ATGAAGCGAACTATTGGGTATTGCCTGGTGTATCTCGCGACCAGTTTTTTACTTGCGGGCTGCAACCTGATCATCTTCAACCCCAAGGGCGCCGTTGCGCGGGATGAGCGGGACCTCATCATCCTGGCCACCGGCCTCATGCTGCTGGTCGTGGTGCCGGTCATCGTCATGACCTTCGTGTTCGCCTATCGCTATCGCGCCACCAACAAGAAGGCGCGTTACTCGCCGCGCTGGGCCAGTTCTCACAAGATCGAGGCGGTAGTCTGGGGCGTGCCGTTCGTCATTATCTGTCTGCTGGGCTGGGTCACCTGGGTCACCACCCACACACTCGACCCGTATCGCCCACTCGATTCGGATGTGCCGCACATGAACGTGCAAGTGGTGGCCACCGATTGGAAATGGCTGTTCATCTACCCCGACCTCGGTATCGCGTCGGTCAATGAACTGGCGATGCCGGTGAATACCCCCGTGAGCTTCACGGTCACCTCCGACGCGGCCATGACCTCGTTCTTTATCCCCGCGCTGGGCGGCCAGATCTACGCCATGGCGGGGATGCAGACTAAATTGCACCTGATTGCCAATGAGGTCGGGGAGTTCCGTGGTATCGCCGCCAACTATAACGGCGAAGGGTTCTCCGACATGCACTTCTCGACGCTGTCGCTCAACCCGTCCGATTTCGAGCAGTGGGTGGCGAAGGTGAGGAAAGCCCCGCAACGGCTGGACCAGGCCAGCTACGCGGCATTGGCCAAGCCCTCGACCCGGCATCCGGTCAGTTATTACTCGCAGGTACAGGAGCGCATGTTCCTGGACATCGTCGACAAATATGAAGGCATGAACAAAGCCAACAGGACTCCGCGCAGTCAGGCGCAACGGGACGGCACTGGCGTGCGTACCGATCACCAACCCGGTTTGGCGGCTGAGGAGCGTTAA
- a CDS encoding winged helix-turn-helix transcriptional regulator has product MQRTSLTSDECPIARSLDQVGEWWSILIMRDALHGLRRFDEFSRSLGIAPNMLTRRLNALVEAGMLERRPYSEHPPRYEYVPTAKGEDFRVVLLSLVAWGNRHYAQEGASVEIVERDTARPLVPMMVDAVDGRVVPWDACTLQAGPAASPGMRQRMGAMVHPDTSGAEGS; this is encoded by the coding sequence ATGCAACGCACGTCTCTTACCAGCGATGAATGCCCGATAGCCCGTAGCCTCGACCAGGTCGGGGAGTGGTGGAGCATCTTGATCATGCGCGACGCCTTGCACGGTCTGCGGCGCTTCGACGAATTTTCGCGCAGCCTGGGCATCGCGCCGAACATGTTGACCCGTCGTCTCAATGCACTGGTGGAGGCGGGCATGCTTGAGCGCAGGCCTTACAGCGAACACCCGCCGCGTTATGAATACGTACCCACGGCCAAGGGCGAGGACTTTCGCGTGGTGCTGCTGTCCTTGGTGGCTTGGGGCAACCGGCATTACGCCCAGGAGGGCGCCAGCGTGGAGATTGTGGAGCGCGACACGGCGCGGCCATTGGTGCCGATGATGGTCGATGCCGTCGACGGCCGGGTGGTGCCCTGGGACGCCTGCACCTTGCAGGCCGGCCCGGCGGCCAGCCCCGGTATGCGCCAGCGCATGGGGGCGATGGTGCATCCCGACACGTCGGGTGCCGAGGGTAGTTAA
- a CDS encoding ATP-dependent Clp protease proteolytic subunit, translating to MTTHVINFTGPINASTCGQLIEKASLAVQKDASCLLVNIATMGGECSYGFTMYNFLISLPIAVHTHNMGTVESMGNIVFLAGQRRTACVHSKFLFHPFHWHLQGAVDHSRMSEYAMSLDYDLQLYAKIVAERTANAKEQMETEKYLIAAPRILNPQEAIATGLIETIELPRIKPDYVTCCIYS from the coding sequence ATGACTACGCATGTTATTAACTTCACCGGCCCGATCAACGCCTCCACCTGCGGCCAACTGATTGAAAAAGCCTCTTTAGCCGTGCAGAAAGATGCGAGCTGTCTCTTGGTAAATATCGCCACTATGGGTGGAGAATGCAGTTACGGCTTCACCATGTATAACTTCCTGATATCTCTGCCTATAGCAGTGCATACCCATAACATGGGTACTGTCGAATCCATGGGCAATATCGTCTTCCTGGCCGGGCAGCGCCGGACTGCCTGCGTCCATAGCAAGTTTCTCTTCCACCCTTTCCACTGGCACCTGCAAGGTGCGGTCGATCATTCGCGCATGTCGGAATATGCGATGAGTCTGGACTATGACCTGCAGCTGTACGCGAAAATCGTTGCCGAGCGAACCGCCAATGCCAAGGAGCAGATGGAAACGGAAAAATACCTGATTGCCGCGCCTCGCATTCTCAATCCTCAGGAGGCAATAGCCACGGGCCTTATCGAGACCATTGAGTTGCCTCGGATAAAGCCCGACTACGTCACCTGCTGCATTTACTCCTGA
- a CDS encoding zinc-dependent alcohol dehydrogenase, with protein MRALTWQGPNKLQIDNVPDPSILNPRDAIIRVTLSSVCGSDLHLLGGYVPAMKPGDIIGHEFMGEIVEVGPGVTGLRKGDKVITISIIGCGNCEPCQRSDFSCCDNSNPNPSATDLMYGQPCCGIIGYSHAFGGYPGSHATYIRVPFADVNLFKVPEGVSDEQAVFVSDAAPTGYFAADNAGIQPGDTVAVWGCGGVGQMAICSAYLLGAERVIAIDRFPDRLRLAQEHGKAVTINYEKTNVHEALLELTGGRGPDRCIDCVGMEAHGTEIDYAYDKAKQMLRLHTERGTVLRQAIRACRKGGTVSVVGVYGGLLDKFPMGAIVNKALTLKSGQQPGQRYAPTLFEHIQKGELDPSYLLTHPMSLEDGAQGYQWFKEKTDQCLRAVFKP; from the coding sequence ATGCGCGCACTGACTTGGCAAGGCCCGAACAAACTGCAGATCGACAACGTCCCCGATCCGTCGATCCTCAACCCGCGCGATGCGATCATTCGCGTCACCCTGTCGTCCGTGTGCGGCTCCGACCTGCACCTGCTCGGCGGCTACGTTCCGGCGATGAAACCGGGCGATATCATCGGTCATGAATTCATGGGCGAAATCGTCGAGGTGGGCCCGGGCGTCACTGGCCTGCGCAAGGGTGACAAGGTCATCACCATCTCCATCATCGGCTGCGGCAACTGCGAGCCGTGCCAGCGCAGCGATTTCTCCTGCTGCGACAACTCCAACCCCAACCCCTCGGCCACCGACCTGATGTACGGCCAGCCGTGCTGCGGCATCATCGGTTACAGCCATGCCTTCGGCGGTTATCCCGGCAGCCATGCCACTTACATCCGGGTGCCGTTCGCCGACGTCAACCTGTTCAAGGTGCCCGAGGGCGTCAGCGACGAACAGGCCGTATTCGTTTCCGACGCTGCGCCGACCGGCTATTTCGCCGCCGACAATGCCGGCATCCAGCCAGGCGATACCGTCGCTGTCTGGGGCTGTGGCGGCGTCGGCCAGATGGCCATCTGCAGCGCCTATCTGTTGGGCGCTGAACGGGTGATCGCCATCGACCGTTTCCCGGATCGCCTGCGTTTGGCCCAGGAGCACGGCAAGGCCGTCACGATCAATTACGAAAAGACCAACGTGCATGAAGCACTGCTGGAACTCACCGGCGGGCGCGGTCCGGATCGTTGCATCGATTGCGTTGGCATGGAGGCGCACGGTACCGAGATCGACTACGCATATGACAAGGCCAAGCAGATGCTCAGGCTGCACACCGAGCGAGGCACGGTGCTCAGACAAGCGATTCGCGCCTGCCGCAAAGGCGGCACGGTGTCGGTGGTGGGTGTCTACGGCGGCTTGCTCGACAAATTCCCGATGGGCGCCATCGTCAACAAGGCGCTGACGTTGAAATCGGGCCAGCAGCCGGGCCAGCGCTACGCGCCAACCCTGTTCGAACACATACAGAAAGGCGAGCTGGATCCGTCCTATCTGCTTACGCACCCCATGAGCCTGGAAGACGGCGCGCAAGGCTATCAATGGTTCAAGGAAAAGACCGATCAGTGCCTGCGTGCAGTGTTCAAGCCTTGA
- a CDS encoding isocitrate lyase/PEP mutase family protein — protein sequence MPKKSHSALRRHFRELLATPACVETASVFDPMSARIAADLGFEVGILGGSVASLQVLAAPDFALITLSEFVEQATRIGRVAQLPFIADADHGYGNALNVMRTVEELERAGVAALTIEDTLLPAQFGRKSTDLISIDEGIGKVRAALEARVDPELSIIARTNAGVLPTDAVIERTRAYQKAGADGICMVGVSDFEHLEKIAENLTIPLMLVTYGNPKLNDAQRLADLGVRVIVAGHGAYFAAIKATYDSLRAQRQLTHSTSNLSATELTHTYTLPESYVAWAKEFMDVKE from the coding sequence ATGCCAAAAAAGTCTCACTCAGCCCTGCGCCGTCATTTCCGTGAATTGCTGGCGACGCCCGCGTGCGTTGAAACCGCCTCCGTGTTTGATCCAATGTCGGCAAGGATCGCCGCCGACCTGGGCTTTGAGGTCGGCATTCTGGGGGGTTCGGTGGCCTCATTGCAGGTGTTGGCGGCTCCCGATTTTGCCTTGATTACGCTGAGTGAGTTCGTTGAGCAGGCCACCCGCATCGGCCGCGTCGCGCAGTTGCCTTTTATCGCCGATGCCGACCACGGCTACGGCAACGCGCTCAATGTGATGCGTACCGTCGAAGAGCTGGAACGCGCCGGCGTCGCTGCGCTGACCATCGAAGACACGTTGCTGCCGGCGCAATTCGGGCGCAAGTCCACGGACTTGATTTCGATTGACGAAGGCATCGGTAAAGTCCGCGCGGCGCTGGAAGCGCGGGTTGACCCGGAACTGTCGATCATTGCTCGCACCAACGCCGGCGTATTGCCAACCGATGCGGTGATCGAACGCACCCGCGCCTACCAGAAGGCCGGTGCCGATGGCATCTGCATGGTCGGCGTCAGCGATTTCGAGCACCTGGAAAAGATCGCGGAAAATCTCACCATACCGTTGATGCTGGTGACGTACGGCAACCCTAAGCTCAACGACGCGCAGCGTCTGGCGGACCTCGGCGTACGCGTGATAGTGGCTGGTCATGGGGCTTACTTCGCGGCGATCAAAGCCACGTACGACAGCCTGCGCGCCCAACGCCAGCTGACCCACAGCACCTCCAACCTGAGCGCCACCGAGTTGACCCACACCTACACGCTGCCTGAAAGCTACGTGGCCTGGGCCAAAGAATTCATGGACGTAAAAGAGTAA
- the cyoD gene encoding cytochrome o ubiquinol oxidase subunit IV has protein sequence MYKQSQIHSSAGTSHGSSRSYMIGFIVSVVLTVIPFALVMYPSLPRHITAWAVIALGVVQVFAHLKYFLHLDTAQEQRWNLIALIFSVIIIVLLVGLSLWIMNSIHHNMLAH, from the coding sequence ATGTACAAACAAAGTCAGATTCACAGCAGCGCCGGCACCAGCCATGGCAGTAGCCGGTCGTACATGATCGGGTTCATCGTCTCGGTGGTCCTGACCGTCATTCCCTTCGCTCTGGTGATGTACCCGTCACTGCCCCGCCACATAACCGCATGGGCGGTAATCGCCCTGGGCGTGGTACAGGTCTTCGCCCATCTCAAGTATTTCCTGCACCTGGACACAGCTCAGGAACAGCGCTGGAACCTTATTGCGCTGATCTTTTCGGTGATCATCATTGTTCTGCTGGTGGGGCTGTCGCTATGGATCATGAACAGCATTCACCACAACATGCTGGCGCACTGA
- a CDS encoding methyl-accepting chemotaxis protein, which yields MFNNALKTELAARKAEVTAYKGLNAALERSMAVVEFDLNGKVLRANDNFLKTMGYSADQLASKSHRDFCLPSLTSSPAYSEFWADLRAGKFVSGTFKRVNASGKTVWLEASYNPVLDERGQPVKVVKYALDVTSKVEQEAATRSKLSALDRAMAVIEFDLGGHVLDANPNFLNVMGYSLAELKGKHHRMFCEPSLVNSSEYADFWRRLNNGEFFTGQFKRIGKHGRPVWLEASYNPVYDVDGTLLKIVKFASDITERVEKFEEDSRGASRAYHISSETERFAEHGTQVIHDTATEMRRIAENIGASARLVGQLGDRSEQITAIVNTIRGIADQTNLLALNAAIEAARAGDQGRGFAVVADEVRQLAGRTSRSTAEIAEMIGMILSETRDAVSSMNATQEGAQRGVNLADQAGSVILQIRTSTSDAVQAVSMFASKLDESEVIPKTAVGWVG from the coding sequence ATGTTCAATAACGCATTAAAAACAGAACTGGCGGCCAGGAAGGCCGAAGTCACCGCATACAAAGGGCTGAACGCAGCGTTGGAGCGCTCCATGGCGGTGGTCGAATTCGACCTGAACGGCAAGGTGCTGCGGGCCAACGATAACTTCCTGAAAACCATGGGCTACAGCGCCGATCAGTTGGCCAGCAAATCTCATCGCGACTTCTGTTTACCTTCACTGACCAGCAGCCCGGCCTACAGCGAGTTCTGGGCGGACCTGCGCGCCGGCAAGTTCGTCTCCGGCACCTTCAAACGGGTGAATGCCAGCGGCAAGACTGTCTGGCTGGAGGCCAGCTACAACCCGGTGCTGGACGAGCGTGGTCAGCCGGTCAAAGTGGTCAAGTACGCCTTGGACGTCACCAGCAAAGTCGAGCAGGAGGCTGCGACCCGGAGCAAACTGTCGGCACTGGACCGCGCCATGGCGGTGATCGAATTCGATCTGGGCGGCCACGTACTCGATGCCAACCCCAATTTCCTGAATGTCATGGGCTACTCGCTGGCCGAACTCAAGGGCAAGCATCACCGCATGTTCTGCGAACCGAGCCTGGTCAACAGTAGCGAGTACGCCGACTTCTGGCGTCGCTTGAACAACGGCGAATTCTTCACCGGGCAATTCAAGCGCATCGGCAAACATGGTCGTCCGGTGTGGTTGGAAGCCAGCTACAACCCGGTGTATGACGTTGATGGCACGCTGCTCAAAATCGTCAAATTTGCGAGTGACATCACCGAACGCGTGGAGAAATTCGAAGAGGACTCCCGTGGTGCCTCGCGTGCCTACCATATCTCATCGGAAACCGAACGTTTCGCCGAGCACGGCACCCAGGTTATCCACGACACCGCCACGGAAATGCGCCGGATTGCTGAAAACATCGGGGCGTCCGCGCGGCTGGTGGGGCAACTGGGCGATCGGTCGGAGCAGATTACCGCCATCGTCAACACCATCCGCGGCATAGCCGACCAGACCAACCTGCTGGCACTCAACGCTGCCATCGAAGCGGCCCGCGCCGGTGACCAGGGCCGCGGCTTTGCGGTCGTGGCCGACGAGGTTCGCCAATTGGCCGGCCGCACCAGCCGCTCCACGGCGGAAATCGCCGAGATGATCGGCATGATCCTGTCGGAAACCCGTGACGCAGTGAGCAGCATGAATGCCACTCAGGAAGGCGCGCAGCGTGGCGTCAACCTGGCGGATCAGGCAGGCTCGGTGATCCTGCAGATACGCACCAGCACCAGCGATGCGGTGCAGGCGGTGAGTATGTTTGCGTCGAAGCTGGATGAGTCCGAGGTCATTCCGAAAACAGCGGTGGGCTGGGTCGGATAA
- a CDS encoding cupin domain-containing protein produces the protein MRHPLLMTAAALIVSLSGLAHAADAHSTTPAQSWQQGLSRTDLVHQDLGADQREVIQARVDFEPGVTSPRHAHPGVEIAYVISGTFEYRLEGQQPVTLMAGDSLFIPAGVAHIARNVGRERGSELATYVVKKGEPLLILKK, from the coding sequence ATGCGCCACCCACTGTTGATGACCGCCGCTGCATTGATCGTTTCGCTGAGCGGCTTGGCTCATGCCGCCGATGCACACTCTACAACCCCGGCTCAGAGCTGGCAGCAAGGGCTGAGCCGCACAGACCTGGTACACCAGGACCTGGGGGCCGACCAGCGTGAGGTGATCCAGGCGCGCGTCGATTTCGAACCGGGTGTGACCTCACCCAGGCATGCGCATCCCGGTGTGGAAATCGCCTATGTGATCAGCGGCACATTCGAATACCGTCTCGAAGGCCAGCAGCCGGTCACGCTTATGGCGGGCGATTCGCTGTTCATTCCTGCCGGTGTGGCACATATCGCCAGGAACGTCGGTCGGGAACGCGGCTCGGAGCTGGCAACCTATGTCGTCAAGAAGGGCGAGCCGCTGTTGATTCTCAAGAAGTGA
- a CDS encoding membrane dipeptidase — protein MNLPASASESPAPSAIRWEAHACLPLLANQDMSALLRYRQAGFHHVSVNVGMDMTPLDTVMRVIAGFRSWVSRHGDVLVLAHTLADIRSAREQGKLAISFDLEGSSMLLQDPAMVELFAALGVRQILLAYNRDNACAGGCHGADIGLSRVGREVVAAIHNAGVVMDCSHAGKRSSLEIIECSSRPVVFSHTNVKALFDHPRTIDDEQILACAGSGGVIGLTGLGLFLGDPRASARSFVRQIDYLAALVGTAHIGLGLDTELVRGAIDLPVGVSEETWWPDAFYGRISGQDQLQPEALPDIARELERLGYKNAEINAIFGENFVRVAEATWLP, from the coding sequence ATGAATCTTCCTGCAAGCGCATCAGAATCCCCTGCCCCATCGGCGATCAGATGGGAGGCGCATGCGTGTCTGCCGCTTCTGGCAAACCAGGACATGTCGGCGTTGCTGCGCTATCGACAAGCGGGGTTTCACCATGTCTCGGTAAACGTGGGCATGGACATGACGCCACTGGACACCGTGATGCGGGTAATTGCCGGGTTCAGGAGCTGGGTGTCGCGGCATGGGGACGTATTGGTGCTCGCACACACGCTTGCCGACATCCGCAGCGCCCGCGAGCAAGGCAAATTGGCCATTTCGTTCGACCTCGAAGGTTCCAGCATGCTGCTCCAGGACCCTGCGATGGTTGAGTTGTTCGCCGCGCTGGGGGTCCGGCAGATTCTGCTGGCTTACAACCGCGACAATGCCTGCGCCGGAGGCTGCCATGGCGCGGATATCGGGTTGTCCAGGGTGGGACGCGAGGTGGTGGCGGCGATACATAACGCCGGTGTGGTGATGGACTGCTCACATGCCGGCAAGCGTTCCAGCCTGGAGATCATCGAGTGTTCGAGTCGCCCCGTGGTCTTCTCCCACACCAACGTCAAGGCACTCTTCGACCATCCTCGCACCATTGACGACGAACAAATCCTCGCCTGCGCCGGCTCGGGTGGCGTCATCGGCCTGACGGGGCTGGGGCTGTTCCTGGGCGATCCACGGGCCTCGGCGCGCTCTTTCGTGCGTCAGATCGACTACCTGGCGGCGTTGGTGGGAACCGCGCATATCGGCCTGGGCCTGGATACCGAGCTTGTCCGAGGTGCCATTGACCTGCCAGTGGGCGTCAGCGAGGAGACGTGGTGGCCAGATGCTTTTTACGGCAGGATCAGTGGTCAGGATCAATTACAGCCCGAAGCGCTGCCGGATATCGCGCGTGAGCTTGAGCGCCTTGGCTACAAGAATGCGGAAATCAACGCCATATTCGGCGAGAACTTCGTGCGCGTCGCCGAGGCCACATGGCTGCCGTGA
- the cyoC gene encoding cytochrome o ubiquinol oxidase subunit III, whose amino-acid sequence MSNIVIEKDIAHNHEQGHEDAGSLSVFGFWIYLMTDCILFATLFAGYAVLRDSVAGGPSTVDIFELPYVLAETALLLVSSITYGYAMLAMNRNDSAHVLRWLAVTFVLGCGFIGMEINEFHHLIAQGYGPSRSGFLTAFFTLVGTHGAHVLTGLVWMAVLMAQVWQRGLTSTNTTRLSCLSLFWHFLDVVWICVFTVVYLLGVV is encoded by the coding sequence ATGTCCAACATCGTGATCGAAAAAGACATTGCTCATAACCATGAGCAAGGGCACGAGGACGCCGGCTCGCTGAGTGTCTTCGGCTTCTGGATCTACCTGATGACCGACTGCATCCTGTTTGCGACGCTGTTCGCGGGCTACGCGGTGCTGCGCGACAGCGTCGCGGGCGGCCCTTCCACGGTGGATATTTTTGAACTGCCCTATGTGCTCGCTGAAACGGCCTTGCTGCTGGTAAGCAGCATCACCTATGGCTACGCCATGCTGGCCATGAACCGCAACGACTCCGCGCACGTGCTGCGATGGCTGGCGGTGACCTTTGTGCTGGGCTGCGGATTCATCGGCATGGAGATCAACGAGTTCCATCACCTGATCGCACAAGGCTATGGGCCGAGTCGCAGCGGGTTCCTGACGGCGTTCTTTACGCTGGTCGGCACTCACGGTGCGCACGTACTGACCGGGCTGGTCTGGATGGCCGTACTGATGGCCCAGGTCTGGCAGCGCGGGCTGACCAGCACCAACACCACACGCCTGAGTTGCCTGAGCCTGTTCTGGCACTTCCTCGATGTGGTGTGGATCTGCGTATTTACCGTCGTTTATCTGCTGGGAGTGGTGTGA
- the cyoB gene encoding cytochrome o ubiquinol oxidase subunit I, with protein MFGKLSWDAIPTTEPIVMYTLAVVGLIGLALVGSITWKRKWGYLWREWFTSVDHKKIGCMYIIVALVMLLRGFSDAIMMRTQQAMAASGGPGYLPPDHYDQIFTAHGVIMIFFMAMPFVVGLMNIVVPLQIGARDVAYPFLNALSFWLFVVGAALVNISLGVGEFARTGWVAYPPLSGLAYSPGVGVDYYIWSLQISGIGTLLTGLNFFVTILKMRTEGMSLFKMPVFTWTALCTSILILAAFPILTATLFMLSLDRYLDMHFFTNEAGGNPMMYVNLIWAWGHPEVYILILPAFGIFSEIAATFSSKRLFGYASLVWATIAITILSFIVWLHHFFTMGAGANVNAFFGIMTMIIAVPTGVKIFTWLFTMYRGRVRFETPMLWTLGFIVTFSIGGMTGVLLAVPGADFLLHNSLFLIAHFHNVIIGGAVFGYMAGLTYWFPKAFGFRLNDRLGRIAFWCWLTGFYFAFMPSYVLGFMGMTRRLNHFNNPEWRPWLMLELVGVGIILCGVAAQALQLYVSIRNRHAYRDLSGDPWDARTLEWATASPPPFYNFAEQPKVDDLDAYWGMKERAVSTLKHTDYRSIHMPRNTSSGLVISVFALICSFALVWHIWWMAIVGLVASIVAVIVRSYDDDIDYFVPAEEVARIEKARLKDLAEA; from the coding sequence ATGTTTGGAAAACTGTCATGGGACGCCATTCCCACCACCGAACCCATCGTCATGTACACCCTGGCCGTCGTCGGCCTGATCGGCCTGGCACTGGTCGGCTCGATCACCTGGAAGCGCAAGTGGGGCTACCTGTGGCGCGAATGGTTCACCTCGGTGGATCACAAGAAGATCGGCTGCATGTACATCATCGTGGCCCTGGTGATGCTGCTGCGCGGTTTCTCCGATGCCATCATGATGCGCACCCAGCAGGCCATGGCCGCGAGCGGCGGCCCCGGCTACCTGCCGCCGGACCACTATGACCAGATCTTCACCGCGCACGGCGTGATCATGATTTTCTTCATGGCGATGCCGTTCGTGGTTGGCCTGATGAACATCGTCGTGCCGCTGCAGATCGGCGCGCGCGATGTGGCGTACCCGTTTCTCAATGCGCTGAGCTTCTGGCTGTTCGTGGTTGGCGCGGCGTTGGTCAACATTTCGCTGGGCGTGGGCGAATTCGCCCGCACCGGCTGGGTCGCCTACCCGCCCTTGTCCGGGCTCGCCTACAGCCCCGGGGTCGGCGTCGATTACTACATATGGTCACTGCAGATATCGGGGATCGGCACGCTGCTGACCGGGCTTAACTTCTTCGTGACCATCCTCAAGATGCGCACCGAAGGCATGAGCCTGTTCAAGATGCCGGTATTCACCTGGACCGCGCTGTGCACCTCGATCCTGATCCTGGCCGCCTTCCCGATCCTCACCGCGACCCTGTTCATGCTCTCCCTGGACCGCTACCTCGACATGCACTTTTTCACCAACGAGGCCGGCGGCAACCCGATGATGTACGTGAACCTGATCTGGGCGTGGGGCCACCCGGAGGTGTACATCCTCATCCTGCCTGCGTTCGGGATTTTCTCGGAAATCGCCGCCACCTTCAGCAGCAAGCGGCTGTTCGGCTATGCCTCGCTCGTGTGGGCGACGATTGCGATCACGATCCTGTCATTCATCGTCTGGCTGCACCATTTCTTCACGATGGGCGCGGGAGCGAACGTCAATGCGTTCTTCGGCATCATGACGATGATCATCGCCGTGCCGACCGGGGTAAAGATTTTCACCTGGCTGTTCACTATGTATCGCGGGCGCGTGCGCTTCGAAACGCCGATGCTGTGGACGCTCGGGTTCATCGTCACGTTCAGCATCGGCGGGATGACCGGTGTATTGCTGGCGGTGCCCGGTGCCGACTTCCTGCTGCATAACAGCCTGTTTCTGATCGCGCACTTCCATAACGTGATCATCGGCGGCGCGGTGTTCGGCTACATGGCCGGCCTGACGTACTGGTTCCCCAAGGCCTTTGGCTTCAGGCTCAACGACAGGCTCGGACGCATCGCCTTCTGGTGCTGGCTGACCGGTTTCTACTTCGCGTTCATGCCGTCCTATGTGCTGGGTTTCATGGGCATGACGCGCCGGCTCAACCACTTCAACAACCCGGAATGGCGCCCCTGGCTGATGCTGGAATTGGTCGGCGTGGGCATCATCCTCTGCGGCGTGGCGGCGCAGGCACTGCAACTGTATGTGAGCATTCGCAACCGCCACGCCTACCGCGACCTCTCCGGCGACCCCTGGGACGCCCGCACGCTGGAATGGGCCACTGCCTCCCCTCCTCCGTTCTATAACTTTGCCGAACAGCCCAAGGTCGACGACCTGGATGCGTACTGGGGCATGAAAGAACGCGCCGTGAGCACGCTCAAACACACCGACTACCGCAGCATCCACATGCCGCGCAACACCTCGTCGGGCCTGGTGATCAGCGTATTCGCCCTGATCTGCAGCTTCGCCCTGGTGTGGCATATCTGGTGGATGGCGATCGTCGGGCTGGTTGCGTCGATCGTCGCGGTGATTGTGCGCAGCTATGACGATGACATCGATTATTTCGTGCCGGCCGAAGAAGTGGCGCGTATCGAGAAAGCGCGTCTCAAAGACTTGGCGGAGGCTTGA